The following proteins come from a genomic window of Pieris napi chromosome 15, ilPieNapi1.2, whole genome shotgun sequence:
- the LOC125056844 gene encoding uncharacterized protein LOC125056844: MFGYSKEAVRVKVKKCEGKLQPEWRKFSVDPQITSLEVLQSILIKAFDIKSDFTLTYRTIDDIAQDIYLPLLSDWDLDAAFLKAHNTALTQKTEPCVQLKVDMKPFAEASEDWEPPVLSSGSISQTTKEPPLTQPSVIQNDKPEIQTGLQGIIMNRVEKTFNMVSRALNLYEDPNTPPRPPLNDVEFRTFLDAVGQINNTTKLREVIYCGGIEPSLRKVVWKHILNVYPEGMTGKERMDYIKKKANEYYTLRAKWKDCIQNGKINADLAYVTSMVRKDVLRTDRHHDFYAGSDDNQNIASLFNILTTYALYHPTVSYCQGMSDLASPLLVTMGDEAHAYICLCALMTRLYPNFLLDGEAMTLKFSHLTESLQVYDPDFYNYLKSQQADDLLFCYRWLLLEMKREFAFDDALRMLEVLWASLPQKLPNPELSLMETDFDLSYEVPIDPPPSSPLLKAPRENAYTKVCAMRRQSSSFSLANVKAPKLSTTKPTNLSLDENAVRKALNNASLKNAKVFQSLDDATLQTCKPNQEVKSPDRVKENLKVLMKEVNITKPSMTSVPEDVKTDSSQEPQLEWSSTGNLVNGTSQPEETRISKETPLGSQIRLLRDKISEHNNKFFSSIDKFENSLGEDGDNKPKIKMIKNLNEFLNFATGAKINNIKPDTSTQLEKSDFKHCPKITLANTLHVYDNLTARIKNHTTSRISVEINDGSSPDDSQEYYPMTTSMTRELRLELEHLDRQVFGPSYVNRCSMVCDSPSESTSTDEKASKHSEMNDITMQNLKVQVEATDTVQTIKKSPLLDATKMNARSVEDIYLWENPLHRNTSTTRITASCPQTPDEQAELDFDGDTGEIFEEHSGKKSITPIRLLRKNNSLEPQDLSQHKSSNIQSSESECSDPVDSIHMTPTNQDVNLKSHKFFSNMSQELENAKRNCESILNARQSNLHNVASTINNFQRKYDVFKPPLKNVPVTNIGDNSSKTTINNLPSPTVFGGGNPFLMYLCLTVLLQHRDYVMRNHMDYNELAMHFDKMVRKHNVNRVLNQARQMYAMYLKQQSQKTGDVTT, encoded by the exons ATGTTCGGGTATAGCAAAGAAGCAGTTCGCGTGAAAGTTAAG AaatgtgaaggaaaacttcaGCCTGAATGGCGAAAGTTTTCAGTGGATCCTCAAATAACTTCCCTAGAAGTTTTACAGAGTATTTTGATCAAAGCATTTGATATCAAATCTGATTTTACTTTAACCTATAGGACAATAGATGACATTGCCCAGgatatttatttacctttGCTCTCTGATTGGGATTTGGATGCAGCATTTctcaa aGCACATAATACAGCACTCACACAGAAAACAGAACCATGTGTTCAATTAAAAGTGGATATGAAGCCCTTTGCAGAAGCTTCCGAGGATTGGGAGCCACCGGTGCTTTCGTCTGGATCTATAAGTCAAACTACCAAAGAGCCACCTCTTACTCAACCAAGTGTCATTCAAAACGATAAACCTGAAATACAAACAGGTTTACAAGGAATTATTATGAATCGG GTAGAAAAAACATTCAATATGGTATCAAGAGCGTTGAACTTGTATGAAGATCCTAATACACCACCTAGGCCACCCTTGAATGATGTAGAGTTTAGAACATTTCTGGATGCGGTTGGCCAAATTAACAATACAACTAAATTAAGGGAAGTTATTTACTGTGGAGGCATTGAACCAAGCCTAAG GAAGGTTGTGTGGAAACATATACTTAATGTTTATCCTGAAGGCATGACAGGAAAAGAGAGAATGGACTATATCAAAAAGAAGGCAAATGAATATTATACACTAAGGGCAAAATGGAAGGACTGTATACAGAATGGAAAG ATTAATGCCGATTTGGCATATGTTACCAGTATGGTGCGGAAGGATGTACTCCGAACTGATAGACATCATGATTTTTATGCTGGAAGTGATGACAATCAAAATATTGCATCACTCTTCAACATTTTAACAAc ATATGCTTTGTACCACCCAACTGTCAGTTATTGTCAAGGAATGTCAGATTTAGCATCACCACTGCTTGTAACGATGGGTGATGAAGCGCATGCATACATTTGTCTTTGTGCTCTAATGACAAGATTATATCCAAACTTTTTATTAGACGGTGAAGCTATGACTTTAAAATTTAGTCATCTAACAGAATCTCTTCAAGTTTATGATCCAGACTTTTACAATTACTTAAAATCACAACAAGCAGATGATCTTTTGTTTTGCTATAGATGGTTGTTACTGGAAATGAAACGTGAATTTGCATTTGATGACGCTTTACGAATGTTAGAAGTATTATGGGCTTCTTTACCCCAAAAATTGCCCAACCCCGAATTATCATTAATGGAAACGGATTTTGACTTGTCATATGAAGTACCAATTGACCCTCCACCTTCAAGCCCATTGCTCAAAGCACCGAGAGAAAATGCATATACAAAAGTTTGTGCTATGAGGAGACAAAGCTCTAGCTTCAGTTTGGCGAATGTAAAGGCACCTAAACTCTCTACAACTAAACCTACTAATCTTAGTTTAGATGAAAATGCTGTAAGAAAAGCACTGAATAATGCATCATTGAAGAATGCAAAGGTTTTCCAAAGTCTGGATGATGCTACATTACAGACATGTAAACCTAATCAGGAAGTAAAATCTCCAGACAGggtcaaagaaaatttaaaagtattgatGAAAGAAGTAAATATTACTAAGCCAAGTATGACAAGTGTGCCTGAAGATGTTAAAACTGATAGTTCACAGGAACCACAATTAGAATGGTCAAGTACAGGAAATTTAGTCAATGGAACATCTCAACCTGAAGAAACCAGAATATCTAAAGAAACACCTCTAGGTAGCCAAATAAGGCTCCTACGAGATAAAATATCAGAACATAATAACAAATTCTTTTCGTCTATAGATAAATTTGAAAACTCTTTAGGTGAAGATGGTGATAATAAAcccaaaattaaaatgataaaaaatcttaatgaatttttaaactttgcaACTGGagccaaaattaataatattaagccAGACACTAGCACACAACTAGAAAAATCTGATTTTAAACATTGCCCTAAAATCACATTAGCAAATACTCTACATGTATATGACAACCTCACAGCTAGGATAAAAAATCATACAACTTCAAGAATAAGTGTAGAAATTAATGATGGGAGTAGCCCTGATGATTCACAGGAATATTATCCTATGACAACTTCCATGACTAGAGAATTAAGATTAGAATTAGAACATTTGGATAGACAAGTATTTGGTCCATCATATGTCAATAGATGCAGTATGGTCTGTGACTCTCCATCTGAATCTACAAGCACAGATGAAAAAGCATCCAAACATTCTGAAATGAATGATATAaccatgcaaaacttaaaagtCCAAGTAGAAGCAACAGACACTGTTCAGACAATAAAAAAGTCACCATTATTAGACGCTACAAAAATGAATGCACGAAGTGTAGAAGATATTTATCTTTGGGAAAATCCGCTTCATAGGAATACCTCAACAACACGAATAACAGCTAGCTGCCCTCAAACACCTGATGAACAAGCAGAGCTTGACTTCGATGGTGACACAGGAGAAATATTCGAAGAACATTCAGGAAAGAAATCAATTACTCCCATTAGATTACTTAGAAAAAATAACTCCTTGGAACCTCAAGACTTAAGTCAGCATAAAAGTTCAAACATACAATCCAGTGAGTCTGAATGTTCTGATCCCGTGGATTCTATACATATGACACCAACAAATCAagatgttaatttaaaatcacataagtttttttcaaatatgtcACAGGAATTGGAGAATGCAAAGCGAAACTGTGAATCTATACTTAATGCTAGACAATCTAATTTACACAATGTTGCATCAACTATCAATAATTTTCAGAGAAAGTATGATGTTTTTAAACCACCACTAAAAAATGTGCCAGTCACAAACATTGGAGATAATTCAAGTAAAACCACTATAAACAATCTTCCTTCTCCCACTGTGTTTGGAGGTGGAAATCCATTCCTTATGTATTTATGTCTAACAGTATTATTACAGCATAGGGATTATGTAATGAGAAATCACATGGACTATAATGAATTAGCAATGCATTTTGATAAGATGGTGAGGAAACATAATGTTAACAGGGTATTAAATCAAGCTCGGCAAATGTATGCCATGTATTTAAAGCAACAATCACAAAAGACTGGTGATGTGACTACTTGA